The Primulina tabacum isolate GXHZ01 chromosome 7, ASM2559414v2, whole genome shotgun sequence genome includes a window with the following:
- the LOC142552079 gene encoding 1-acyl-sn-glycerol-3-phosphate acyltransferase 2-like isoform X1 — MAIAAAAVIVPLGVLFFISGLVVNLIQAICYVLVRPLSKNMYRRINREVAELLWLELVWLVDWWAGVKIELYTDSETFKLMGKEHALVMSNHKSDIDWLVGWVLAQRSGCLGSTLAVMKKSSKLLPVIGWSMWFSEYFFLERSWAKDESTLKSGLQRLRDFPRPFWLALFVEGTRFTQAKLLAAQEYASSTGLPVPRNVLIPRTKGFVTAVSHMRSFVPAIYNVTVAIPKTSPAPTMLRLFKGQSSVVHVHLKREPMMDLPDTDDAVAQWCRDIFVAKDKLLDTYMAEGSFGEQLQNTGRPVKSLLVVCSWAILLILGTLKVCQWFSLFSSWKGVTFSAISLAIVTGLMQILIQFSQSERSTPAKIAPAKLKNGGGTSPTR; from the exons ATGGCGATTGCTGCCGCAGCTGTTATTGTGCCTTTGGGCGTTCTCTTTTTCATTTCTGGCCTAGTCGTCAATTTGATTCAG GCAATATGTTATGTGTTAGTACGGCCGCTGTCAAAGAACATGTATAGGAGGATAAACAGAGAGGTGGCTGAGCTTTTGTGGCTTGAATTAGTGTGGCTGGTCGATTGGTGGGCTGGTGTTAAG ATTGAACTGTACACTGATTCTGAAACCTTCAAATTGATGG GTAAAGAGCACGCACTTGTCATGTCCAATCACAAAAGTGACATTGATTGGCTTGTTGGATGGGTTTTGGCTCAG CGATCAGGTTGCCTGGGTAGCACATTAGCTGTTATGAAGAAATCTTCAAAGCTCCTCCCA GTGATAGGATGGTCCATGTGGTTTTCTGAGTATTTCTTTCTTGAAAGAAGCTGGGCGAAGGATGAAAGCACCTTAAAG TCAGGACTTCAAAGGCTAAGGGATTTCCCTAGGCCATTTTGGCTGGCACTATTTGTTGAGGGTACTCGCTTCACCCAGGCAAAACTTTTAGCCGCACAAGAATATGCATCCTCAACTGGGTTGCCTGTTCCGAGAAATGTTTTGATTCCTCGCACTAAG GGTTTTGTTACAGCAGTAAGTCATATGAGATCATTTGTTCCTGCTATTTATAACGTCACTGTTGCAATTCCCAAAACTTCTCCTGCGCCAACCATGCTAAGACTCTTCAAAGGGCAATCTTCCGTG GTGCATGTCCACCTCAAGAGAGAGCCAATGATGGATTTACCCGATACAGATGATGCCGTTGCTCAGTGGTGTAGGGACATTTTCGTAGCCAAG GACAAGTTACTGGACACATACATGGCGGAGGGTTCCTTTGGTGAACAATTGCAAAACACTGGTCGCCCTGTGAAGTCCCTGTTG GTTGTCTGTTCTTGGGCCATTTTGCTTATCTTGGGGACCTTGAAAGTTTGCCAGTGGTTCTCACTTTTCTCTTCTTGGAAAGGGGTTACCTTTTCAGCAATCAGCTTGGCAATTGTGACGGGTCTCATGCAAATCTTGATTCAATTTTCTCAGTCTGAGCGATCAACCCCTGCCAAAATCGCACCTGCAAAGCTTAAGAATGGTGGAGGGACGTCCCCAACTAGATAA
- the LOC142552079 gene encoding 1-acyl-sn-glycerol-3-phosphate acyltransferase 2-like isoform X2, with the protein MKIELYTDSETFKLMGKEHALVMSNHKSDIDWLVGWVLAQRSGCLGSTLAVMKKSSKLLPVIGWSMWFSEYFFLERSWAKDESTLKSGLQRLRDFPRPFWLALFVEGTRFTQAKLLAAQEYASSTGLPVPRNVLIPRTKGFVTAVSHMRSFVPAIYNVTVAIPKTSPAPTMLRLFKGQSSVVHVHLKREPMMDLPDTDDAVAQWCRDIFVAKDKLLDTYMAEGSFGEQLQNTGRPVKSLLVVCSWAILLILGTLKVCQWFSLFSSWKGVTFSAISLAIVTGLMQILIQFSQSERSTPAKIAPAKLKNGGGTSPTR; encoded by the exons ATGAAA ATTGAACTGTACACTGATTCTGAAACCTTCAAATTGATGG GTAAAGAGCACGCACTTGTCATGTCCAATCACAAAAGTGACATTGATTGGCTTGTTGGATGGGTTTTGGCTCAG CGATCAGGTTGCCTGGGTAGCACATTAGCTGTTATGAAGAAATCTTCAAAGCTCCTCCCA GTGATAGGATGGTCCATGTGGTTTTCTGAGTATTTCTTTCTTGAAAGAAGCTGGGCGAAGGATGAAAGCACCTTAAAG TCAGGACTTCAAAGGCTAAGGGATTTCCCTAGGCCATTTTGGCTGGCACTATTTGTTGAGGGTACTCGCTTCACCCAGGCAAAACTTTTAGCCGCACAAGAATATGCATCCTCAACTGGGTTGCCTGTTCCGAGAAATGTTTTGATTCCTCGCACTAAG GGTTTTGTTACAGCAGTAAGTCATATGAGATCATTTGTTCCTGCTATTTATAACGTCACTGTTGCAATTCCCAAAACTTCTCCTGCGCCAACCATGCTAAGACTCTTCAAAGGGCAATCTTCCGTG GTGCATGTCCACCTCAAGAGAGAGCCAATGATGGATTTACCCGATACAGATGATGCCGTTGCTCAGTGGTGTAGGGACATTTTCGTAGCCAAG GACAAGTTACTGGACACATACATGGCGGAGGGTTCCTTTGGTGAACAATTGCAAAACACTGGTCGCCCTGTGAAGTCCCTGTTG GTTGTCTGTTCTTGGGCCATTTTGCTTATCTTGGGGACCTTGAAAGTTTGCCAGTGGTTCTCACTTTTCTCTTCTTGGAAAGGGGTTACCTTTTCAGCAATCAGCTTGGCAATTGTGACGGGTCTCATGCAAATCTTGATTCAATTTTCTCAGTCTGAGCGATCAACCCCTGCCAAAATCGCACCTGCAAAGCTTAAGAATGGTGGAGGGACGTCCCCAACTAGATAA
- the LOC142552077 gene encoding target of rapamycin complex subunit LST8-1 isoform X1 codes for MITQFDSGRQKVGVATGLSNILNLINGYRRSGRRELAFCYHTSSKQVNRLEITPDKCGLAAAGNPHIRLFDVNSNSPQPVMSYDSHTNNVMAVGFQCDGNWMYSGSEDGTVKIWDLRAPGCQREYESRAAVNTVVLHPNQTELISGDQNGNIRVWDLRANSCSCELVPEVDTAVRSLTVMWDGSLIVAANNRGTCYVWRLLQGTQTMTNFEPLHKLLAHDGYILKCLLSPELCEPNRYLATASADHTVKIWNVDGFALEKTLTGHQRWVWDCVFSVDGAFLITASSDSTARLWSMSNGEEIKVYKGHQKATVCCALHDGNEPSS; via the exons ATGATCACACAATTCGATTCTGGGAGGCAAAAAGTGGGCGTTGCTACCGGACTATCCAATATCCTGAATCT CATCAATGGTTACAGAAGGTCTGGCAGACGTGAATTGGCTTTCTGTTATCATACCTCTTCAAAG CAAGTAAATAGGCTCGAGATTACACCCGATAAATGCGGCCTAGCAGCAGCGGGGAATCCTCATATACGATTATTTGATGTTAATTCAAACAGTCCTCAGCCA GTGATGAGCTATGATTCTCACACTAATAATGTGATGGCAGTTGGATTTCAGTGTGATGGAAATTGGATGTATTCAGGTTCTGAAGACGGCACCGTAAAGATTTGGGACTTGAG GGCACCGGGTTGCCAGAGAGAATATGAAAGCCGTGCAGCAGTTAATACTGTTGTCTTGCACCCAAATCAG ACTGAACTGATATCTGGGGACCAAAATGGCAACATCCGTGTGTGGGATTTGAGAGCTAATTCTTGCAGCTGTGAGCTG GTTCCAGAAGTGGATACAGCAGTACGATCCTTGACAGTAATGTGGGATGGAAGTCTGATAGTTGCAGCAAACAATCGAGGGACATGTTATGTATGGCGATTGTTGCAAGGGACTCAA ACTATGACCAATTTCGAGCCACTGCATAAGTTGCTGGCTCACGATGGGTATATTCTTAAATGTCTCCTCTCTCCTGAATTGTGTGAACCAAACCG GTACCTGGCCACTGCATCTGCTGACCATACCGTCAAAATATGGAATGTAGACGGTTTTGCATTGGAAAAAACTCTAACAG GACATCAGCGCTGGGTCTGGGATTGTGTTTTCTCTGTTGATGGAGCTTTTCTTATCACAG CTTCTTCTGATTCAACTGCAAGATTATGGTCCATGTCCAATGGTGAAGAAATTAAAGTCTACAAAGGTCATCAGAAAGCAACTGTATGTTGTGCTCTTCATGATGGGAACGAACCTTCAAGCTGA
- the LOC142552077 gene encoding target of rapamycin complex subunit LST8-1 isoform X2, giving the protein MITQFDSGRQKVGVATGLSNILNLRSGRRELAFCYHTSSKQVNRLEITPDKCGLAAAGNPHIRLFDVNSNSPQPVMSYDSHTNNVMAVGFQCDGNWMYSGSEDGTVKIWDLRAPGCQREYESRAAVNTVVLHPNQTELISGDQNGNIRVWDLRANSCSCELVPEVDTAVRSLTVMWDGSLIVAANNRGTCYVWRLLQGTQTMTNFEPLHKLLAHDGYILKCLLSPELCEPNRYLATASADHTVKIWNVDGFALEKTLTGHQRWVWDCVFSVDGAFLITASSDSTARLWSMSNGEEIKVYKGHQKATVCCALHDGNEPSS; this is encoded by the exons ATGATCACACAATTCGATTCTGGGAGGCAAAAAGTGGGCGTTGCTACCGGACTATCCAATATCCTGAATCT AAGGTCTGGCAGACGTGAATTGGCTTTCTGTTATCATACCTCTTCAAAG CAAGTAAATAGGCTCGAGATTACACCCGATAAATGCGGCCTAGCAGCAGCGGGGAATCCTCATATACGATTATTTGATGTTAATTCAAACAGTCCTCAGCCA GTGATGAGCTATGATTCTCACACTAATAATGTGATGGCAGTTGGATTTCAGTGTGATGGAAATTGGATGTATTCAGGTTCTGAAGACGGCACCGTAAAGATTTGGGACTTGAG GGCACCGGGTTGCCAGAGAGAATATGAAAGCCGTGCAGCAGTTAATACTGTTGTCTTGCACCCAAATCAG ACTGAACTGATATCTGGGGACCAAAATGGCAACATCCGTGTGTGGGATTTGAGAGCTAATTCTTGCAGCTGTGAGCTG GTTCCAGAAGTGGATACAGCAGTACGATCCTTGACAGTAATGTGGGATGGAAGTCTGATAGTTGCAGCAAACAATCGAGGGACATGTTATGTATGGCGATTGTTGCAAGGGACTCAA ACTATGACCAATTTCGAGCCACTGCATAAGTTGCTGGCTCACGATGGGTATATTCTTAAATGTCTCCTCTCTCCTGAATTGTGTGAACCAAACCG GTACCTGGCCACTGCATCTGCTGACCATACCGTCAAAATATGGAATGTAGACGGTTTTGCATTGGAAAAAACTCTAACAG GACATCAGCGCTGGGTCTGGGATTGTGTTTTCTCTGTTGATGGAGCTTTTCTTATCACAG CTTCTTCTGATTCAACTGCAAGATTATGGTCCATGTCCAATGGTGAAGAAATTAAAGTCTACAAAGGTCATCAGAAAGCAACTGTATGTTGTGCTCTTCATGATGGGAACGAACCTTCAAGCTGA
- the LOC142552077 gene encoding target of rapamycin complex subunit LST8-1 isoform X3 — protein MSQPSVVLATASYDHTIRFWEAKSGRCYRTIQYPESQVNRLEITPDKCGLAAAGNPHIRLFDVNSNSPQPVMSYDSHTNNVMAVGFQCDGNWMYSGSEDGTVKIWDLRAPGCQREYESRAAVNTVVLHPNQTELISGDQNGNIRVWDLRANSCSCELVPEVDTAVRSLTVMWDGSLIVAANNRGTCYVWRLLQGTQTMTNFEPLHKLLAHDGYILKCLLSPELCEPNRYLATASADHTVKIWNVDGFALEKTLTGHQRWVWDCVFSVDGAFLITASSDSTARLWSMSNGEEIKVYKGHQKATVCCALHDGNEPSS, from the exons ATGAGTCAACCGTCAGTGGTTTTAGCCACAGCAAGCTATGATCACACAATTCGATTCTGGGAGGCAAAAAGTGGGCGTTGCTACCGGACTATCCAATATCCTGAATCT CAAGTAAATAGGCTCGAGATTACACCCGATAAATGCGGCCTAGCAGCAGCGGGGAATCCTCATATACGATTATTTGATGTTAATTCAAACAGTCCTCAGCCA GTGATGAGCTATGATTCTCACACTAATAATGTGATGGCAGTTGGATTTCAGTGTGATGGAAATTGGATGTATTCAGGTTCTGAAGACGGCACCGTAAAGATTTGGGACTTGAG GGCACCGGGTTGCCAGAGAGAATATGAAAGCCGTGCAGCAGTTAATACTGTTGTCTTGCACCCAAATCAG ACTGAACTGATATCTGGGGACCAAAATGGCAACATCCGTGTGTGGGATTTGAGAGCTAATTCTTGCAGCTGTGAGCTG GTTCCAGAAGTGGATACAGCAGTACGATCCTTGACAGTAATGTGGGATGGAAGTCTGATAGTTGCAGCAAACAATCGAGGGACATGTTATGTATGGCGATTGTTGCAAGGGACTCAA ACTATGACCAATTTCGAGCCACTGCATAAGTTGCTGGCTCACGATGGGTATATTCTTAAATGTCTCCTCTCTCCTGAATTGTGTGAACCAAACCG GTACCTGGCCACTGCATCTGCTGACCATACCGTCAAAATATGGAATGTAGACGGTTTTGCATTGGAAAAAACTCTAACAG GACATCAGCGCTGGGTCTGGGATTGTGTTTTCTCTGTTGATGGAGCTTTTCTTATCACAG CTTCTTCTGATTCAACTGCAAGATTATGGTCCATGTCCAATGGTGAAGAAATTAAAGTCTACAAAGGTCATCAGAAAGCAACTGTATGTTGTGCTCTTCATGATGGGAACGAACCTTCAAGCTGA
- the LOC142552078 gene encoding serine/threonine-protein kinase Nek6-like isoform X2, translating to MVLLVYCQFNEATLIFDRYVLKKIRLAKMTEKFKCTVNREIDVIAKLQHPYILEYKNAWLDKGNCICIVTDYCEVGNISEKIRMARGAYFPEEKLCKWLTQMLLAIDHLHSHRVLHRNLKLSNIFITKENDIRLGDFGVGKLLDEEGLTSTVVGKPNYMCPELLTDNMPYGYKSDIWSLGCCMFEIAAHQQAFKAPDMAGLINKINKCLLSPFPHIYSSTLKQIIKSMLRKCPEHRPTAAELLRHPHLKPFLLRCRNLPTVFLPVKSPSPNSTKEKTSKPSPSNSSGGKDDRGTEMKPKQKELLPLFEENIDVQDLNLLDVDVLIEDKLETKRVDPTSYSGEISHDSEDSKSGVTSCETSACNEDNQEIFESSMSNKESFNLEVTSAFEEKEENSPKLEDSDRKRDNSIELEPLCSPQVTEGKETKDEDAIIENCNKMIMLDTVCSDELASVLEEVVLLTKETVTSKVDTESRNSLSLEESAGTYSGVSPDPVSSETRLDKDMVETETGNSRDSSQTDKGDTHPMNQVSNVETKTELGNLSNVRANALESLLELCARLLKQDKLDELTGVLKAFGDETVSSRETAIWLTKSLINAQKLAKES from the exons ATTGATGTAATAGCGAAATTGCAACATCCTTACATTTTGGAGTACAAAAATGCTTGGTTGGATAAG GGGAATTGCATTTGCATTGTCACTGACTATTGTGAAGTAGGAAATAT ATCTGAGAAAATTAGGATGGCTAGAGGAGCATATTTTCCCGAGGAG AAACTTTGCAAATGGTTGACTCAGATGTTATTAGCTATTGACCATCTTCATTCCCATAGAGTCCTTCATAGGAATCTAAAG TTATCTAACATATTCATTACCAAGGAAAATGACATCCGTCTTG GTGATTTTGGAGTAGGGAAACTTCTTGATGAGGAAGGCCTTACCTCAACG gtTGTCGGGAAACCCAACTACATGTGCCCTGAGCTTCTCACGGATAATATGCCATACGGCTATAAATCAGATATATGGTCGCTAG GTTGCTGCATGTTCGAGATTGCTGCACACCAACAAGCATTTAAAGCCCCT GATATGGCTGGACTTATCAACAAGATTAACAAATGTTTGCTCTCTCCATTTCCTCATATATATTCTTCGACACT AAAGCAGATCATTAAGAGCATGCTAAGGAAGTGTCCCGAACATAGGCCAACG GCTGCCGAATTGTTGAGGCATCCCCATTTGAAACCTTTCCTGCTTCGATGTCGGAACCTACCTACTGTCTTTCTTCCTGTAAAATCTCCATCACCTAACAGTACAAAGGAGAAAACAAGCAAACCATCGCCTAGCAATTCTAGTGGTGGAAAAGATGACAGAGGAACAGAGATGAAACCGAAACAGAAGGAACTACTTCCGTTATTTGAGGAAAACATTGATGTGCAGGATCTGAATTTACTAGATGTTGATGTCTTGATTGAAGACAAACTCGAAACTAAAAGGGTTGACCCCACAAGCTATTCAGGGGAGATTTCTCATGACAGCGAGGATTCAAAAAGTGGGGTCACAAGTTGTGAGACGTCTGCTTGCAATGAAGACAATCAAGAAATTTTCGAATCTTCAATGTCAAATAAGGAAAGCTTCAACTTGGAGGTTACATCAGCCTTCGAAGAAAAAGAGGAAAATTCTCCCAAATTGGAAGATTCCGACAGAAAGAGGGATAATTCAATCGAATTGGAACCTCTGTGCAGTCCTCAAGTCACGGAGGGAAAAGAAACAAAGGATGAAGATGCAATTATTGAAAACTGCAATAAAATGATAATGCTGGATACTGTCTGCAGTGATGAGCTTGCATCTGTTCTTGAAGAAGTCGTTTTGTTAACTAAAGAAACTGTAACATCCAAAGTTGATACAGAATCTCGCAACTCTTTAAGCCTGGAAGAAAGTGCGGGTACATATTCAGGAGTGTCCCCTGATCCTGTGTCATCTGAAACTCGTCTGGATAAGGATATGGTTGAAACTGAAACAGGAAACTCAAGGGATTCAAGCCAAACTGACAAAGGAGACACCCATCCAATGAATCAAGTTTCAAATGTTGAGACCAAAACTGAGTTGGGGAATCTTAGCAACGTGAGAGCGAATGCTTTAGAGTCGCTGCTCGAATTGTGTGCACGGCTGCTGAAACAGGACAAGCTCGATGAGCTTACTGGTGTACTAAAAGCATTCGGAGACGAGACCGTTTCTTCCAGAGAAACAGCAATCTGGCTGACGAAAAGCTTGATCAATGCACAAAAGTTAGCCAAGGAATCCTAG
- the LOC142552078 gene encoding serine/threonine-protein kinase Nek6-like isoform X1, whose amino-acid sequence MEAENDDTKSKMEDYEGIEQIGRGSFGAVFLVLHKTEEKKYVLKKIRLAKMTEKFKCTVNREIDVIAKLQHPYILEYKNAWLDKGNCICIVTDYCEVGNISEKIRMARGAYFPEEKLCKWLTQMLLAIDHLHSHRVLHRNLKLSNIFITKENDIRLGDFGVGKLLDEEGLTSTVVGKPNYMCPELLTDNMPYGYKSDIWSLGCCMFEIAAHQQAFKAPDMAGLINKINKCLLSPFPHIYSSTLKQIIKSMLRKCPEHRPTAAELLRHPHLKPFLLRCRNLPTVFLPVKSPSPNSTKEKTSKPSPSNSSGGKDDRGTEMKPKQKELLPLFEENIDVQDLNLLDVDVLIEDKLETKRVDPTSYSGEISHDSEDSKSGVTSCETSACNEDNQEIFESSMSNKESFNLEVTSAFEEKEENSPKLEDSDRKRDNSIELEPLCSPQVTEGKETKDEDAIIENCNKMIMLDTVCSDELASVLEEVVLLTKETVTSKVDTESRNSLSLEESAGTYSGVSPDPVSSETRLDKDMVETETGNSRDSSQTDKGDTHPMNQVSNVETKTELGNLSNVRANALESLLELCARLLKQDKLDELTGVLKAFGDETVSSRETAIWLTKSLINAQKLAKES is encoded by the exons ATTGATGTAATAGCGAAATTGCAACATCCTTACATTTTGGAGTACAAAAATGCTTGGTTGGATAAG GGGAATTGCATTTGCATTGTCACTGACTATTGTGAAGTAGGAAATAT ATCTGAGAAAATTAGGATGGCTAGAGGAGCATATTTTCCCGAGGAG AAACTTTGCAAATGGTTGACTCAGATGTTATTAGCTATTGACCATCTTCATTCCCATAGAGTCCTTCATAGGAATCTAAAG TTATCTAACATATTCATTACCAAGGAAAATGACATCCGTCTTG GTGATTTTGGAGTAGGGAAACTTCTTGATGAGGAAGGCCTTACCTCAACG gtTGTCGGGAAACCCAACTACATGTGCCCTGAGCTTCTCACGGATAATATGCCATACGGCTATAAATCAGATATATGGTCGCTAG GTTGCTGCATGTTCGAGATTGCTGCACACCAACAAGCATTTAAAGCCCCT GATATGGCTGGACTTATCAACAAGATTAACAAATGTTTGCTCTCTCCATTTCCTCATATATATTCTTCGACACT AAAGCAGATCATTAAGAGCATGCTAAGGAAGTGTCCCGAACATAGGCCAACG GCTGCCGAATTGTTGAGGCATCCCCATTTGAAACCTTTCCTGCTTCGATGTCGGAACCTACCTACTGTCTTTCTTCCTGTAAAATCTCCATCACCTAACAGTACAAAGGAGAAAACAAGCAAACCATCGCCTAGCAATTCTAGTGGTGGAAAAGATGACAGAGGAACAGAGATGAAACCGAAACAGAAGGAACTACTTCCGTTATTTGAGGAAAACATTGATGTGCAGGATCTGAATTTACTAGATGTTGATGTCTTGATTGAAGACAAACTCGAAACTAAAAGGGTTGACCCCACAAGCTATTCAGGGGAGATTTCTCATGACAGCGAGGATTCAAAAAGTGGGGTCACAAGTTGTGAGACGTCTGCTTGCAATGAAGACAATCAAGAAATTTTCGAATCTTCAATGTCAAATAAGGAAAGCTTCAACTTGGAGGTTACATCAGCCTTCGAAGAAAAAGAGGAAAATTCTCCCAAATTGGAAGATTCCGACAGAAAGAGGGATAATTCAATCGAATTGGAACCTCTGTGCAGTCCTCAAGTCACGGAGGGAAAAGAAACAAAGGATGAAGATGCAATTATTGAAAACTGCAATAAAATGATAATGCTGGATACTGTCTGCAGTGATGAGCTTGCATCTGTTCTTGAAGAAGTCGTTTTGTTAACTAAAGAAACTGTAACATCCAAAGTTGATACAGAATCTCGCAACTCTTTAAGCCTGGAAGAAAGTGCGGGTACATATTCAGGAGTGTCCCCTGATCCTGTGTCATCTGAAACTCGTCTGGATAAGGATATGGTTGAAACTGAAACAGGAAACTCAAGGGATTCAAGCCAAACTGACAAAGGAGACACCCATCCAATGAATCAAGTTTCAAATGTTGAGACCAAAACTGAGTTGGGGAATCTTAGCAACGTGAGAGCGAATGCTTTAGAGTCGCTGCTCGAATTGTGTGCACGGCTGCTGAAACAGGACAAGCTCGATGAGCTTACTGGTGTACTAAAAGCATTCGGAGACGAGACCGTTTCTTCCAGAGAAACAGCAATCTGGCTGACGAAAAGCTTGATCAATGCACAAAAGTTAGCCAAGGAATCCTAG